One window of Lagenorhynchus albirostris chromosome 16, mLagAlb1.1, whole genome shotgun sequence genomic DNA carries:
- the LOC132507424 gene encoding cytochrome P450 26C1 produces the protein MLPWGLSCLSVLGAAGTALLCAGLLLSLAQHLWTLRWTLSRDRASALPLPKGSMGWPFFGETLHWLVQGSRFHSSRRERYGTVFKTHLLGRPVIRVSGAENVRTILLGEHRLVRSQWPQSAHILLGSHTLLGAVGEPHRQRRKILARVFNRAALERYVPRLQGALRREVRSWCATRGPVAVYEAAKALTFRMAARILLGLRLDEAQCSELARTFEQFVENLFSLPLDVPFSGLRKGIRARDQLHRHLEEAIAEKLHEDKAAAEPGDALDGIIHSTRELGHELSVQELKESAVELLFAAFFTTASASTSLVLLLLQHPAAIAKIRQELAAQGLGRACGCVPAASGGGAGPPANCGCEPDLSLAALGRLRYVGCVVKEVLRLLPPVSGGYRTALRTFELDGYQIPKGWNVMYSIRDTHETAAVYRSPPEGFDPERFGTEGEDARGAAGRFHYIPFGGGARSCLGQELAQTVLQLLAVELVRTARWELATPAFPAMQTVPIVHPVDGLRLFFHPLAPSAAQDGRRL, from the exons ATGCTCCCCTGGGGGCTGAGCTGCCTGTCGGTGCTGGGGGCGGCGGGCACCGCTCTCCTGTGCGCGGGCCTGCTGCTCAGCCTGGCCCAGCACCTCTGGACCCTCCGCTGGACGCTGAGCCGGGACCGAGcctctgccctgcccctgcccaaaGGTTCCATGGGCTGGCCCTTCTTCGGGGAAACGCTGCATTGGTTAGTTCAG GGCTCGCGCTTCCACAGCTCCCGCCGGGAGCGCTACGGGACAGTGTTCAAGACGCACCTGCTGGGCAGGCCGGTGATCCGCGTGAGCGGCGCCGAGAACGTGCGCACAATCTTGCTGGGCGAGCACCGCCTTGTGCGCAGCCAGTGGCCGCAGAGCGCGCACATCCTACTGGGCTCGCACACACTGCTCGGCGCGGTTGGCGAGCCGCACCGGCAGCGGCGCAAG ATCCTGGCGCGAGTGTTTAACCGCGCGGCGCTGGAGCGCTACGTGCCTCGCCTGCAGGGGGCGCTGCGGCGTGAGGTGCGCTCCTGGTGCGCGACCCGCGGGCCGGTCGCTGTCTATGAGGCCGCCAAAGCGCTCACCTTTCGCATGGCTGCGCGCATCCTACTGGGGCTGCGGCTAGACGAGGCGCAGTGCTCGGAGCTGGCCCGGACCTTCGAGCAGTTCGTGGAGAACCTCTTCTCGCTGCCCCTAGATGTGCCCTTCAGTGGCCTGCGCAAG GGCATCCGGGCACGGGACCAGCTGCATCGGCACCTGGAGGAGGCCATTGCAGAGAAGCTTCATGAAGACAAGGCTGCTGCGGAGCCAGGCGATGCCCTCGACGGGATCATACACAGCACTAGGGAGCTGGGCCATGAGCTCTCAGTGCAGGAGCTGAAG GAGTCAGCTGTGGAGCTCCTCTTCGCCGCCTTCTTCACCACGGCCAGTGCCAGCACGTCCCTCGTCCTGCTACTCCTGCAGCACCCGGCGGCCATCGCCAAGATCCGGCAGGAGCTGGCGGCGCAGGGGCTGGGGCGCGCGTGCGGCTGCGTGCCGGCGGCCTCAGGGGGCGGCGCTGGGCCCCCGGCCAACTGCGGCTGTGAGCCCGACCTCAGCCTGGCGGCGCTCGGCCGCCTGCGCTACGTCGGCTGCGTGGTCAAGGAGGTGCTGCGCCTCCTGCCGCCCGTGTCCGGGGGCTACCGGACAGCCCTGCGCACCTTCGAGCTCGAC GGCTACCAAATCCCCAAGGGCTGGAACGTGATGTACAGCATCCGGGACACGCACGAGACGGCCGCGGTGTACCGCAGCCCGCCTGAGGGCTTCGACCCAGAGCGCTTCGGTACTGAGGGCGAGGATGCGCGGGGCGCCGCCGGCCGCTTCCATTATATCCCGTTCGGCGGCGGTGCGCGCAGCTGTCTCGGCCAGGAGCTGGCGCAGACCGTGCTCCAGCTGCTCGCGGTGGAGCTGGTGCGCACGGCGCGCTGGGAGCTGGCCACGCCTGCCTTCCCCGCCATGCAGACCGTGCCCATCGTGCACCCGGTGGACGGTCTTCGGCTCTTTTTCCACCCGCTTGCGCCTTCGGCTGCGCAGGATGGGCGACGCCTCTGA
- the LOC132507198 gene encoding cytochrome P450 26A1: MGLPALLASALCTFVLPLLLFLAAIKLWDLYCVSSRDRSCALPLPPGTMGFPFFGETLQMVLQRRKFLQMKRKKYGFIYKTHLFGRPTVRVMGADNVRRILLGEHRLVSVQWPASVRTILGSGCLSNLHDSLHKQRKKVIMRAFSREALQCYVPVIAEEVGSCLEQWLSCGESGLLVYPQVKRLMFRIAMRILMGCESRLASGGEAEQQLVEAFEEMTRNLFSLPIDVPFSGLYRGLKARNLIHARIEENIRAKICGLRAAEADGGYKDALQLLIEHSWERGERLDMQALKQSSTELLFGGHETTASAATSLITYLGLYPHVLQKLREELKSKGLLCKGNQDNKLDMEILEQLKYTGCVIKETLRLNPPVPGGFRVALKTFELNGYQIPKGWNVIYSICDTHDVADIFTNKEEFNPDRFLLPHPEDASRFSFIPFGGGLRSCVGKEFAKILLKIFTVELARRCDWQLLNGPPTMKTSPTVCPVDDLPARFTRFQGEI; the protein is encoded by the exons ATGGGGCTCCCAGCATTGCTGGCCAGTGCTCTCTGCACCTTCGTGCTACCGCTGCTGCTCTTCCTGGCAGCGATCAAGCTCTGGGACCTGTACTGCGTGAGCAGCCGGGACCGCAGCTGCGCCCTCCCGTTGCCCCCCGGAACTATGGGCTTCCCCTTCTTTGGGGAAACTTTGCAGATGGTGCTTCAG CGAAGGAAGTTCCTGCAGATGAAGCGCAAGAAATACGGCTTCATCTACAAGACACATCTGTTCGGTCGGCCCACGGTGCGGGTGATGGGAGCGGACAACGTGCGGCGCATCTTGCTCGGGGAGCACCGGCTGGTGTCAGTCCAGTGGCCCGCGTCTGTGCGCACCATCCTGGGCTCCGGCTGCCTCTCCAACCTGCACGACTCCTTGCACAAGCAGCGCAAGAAG GTGATTATGCGGGCCTTCAGCCGCGAGGCGCTCCAGTGCTACGTGCCAGTGATCGCCGAGGAAGTGGGCAGTTGCCTGGAGCAGTGGCTGAGCTGCGGCGAGAGCGGCCTCCTAGTCTACCCCCAGGTGAAGCGCCTAATGTTCCGCATCGCTATGCGCATCCTGATGGGCTGCGAGTCCCGGCTGGCGAGCGGCGGGGAAGCAGAGCAGCAGCTGGTAGAGGCCTTCGAGGAAATGACCCGCAATCTCTTCTCGTTGCCCATAGACGTGCCCTTCAGCGGGCTGTACCGG GGACTGAAGGCGCGGAACCTCATCCACGCGCGCATCGAGGAGAATATTCGCGCCAAGATCTGCGGGCTGCGGGCGGCCGAGGCGGACGGGGGCTACAAAGATGCGCTGCAGCTGTTGATCGAGCACtcgtgggagaggggagagaggctggacaTGCAG GCACTAAAGCAGTCTTCAACTGAGCTCCTCTTTGGAGGACACGAAACCACAGCCAGTGCAGCTACATCTCTGATCACTTACCTGGGGCTCTACCCACATGTCCTCCAGAAACTCCGAGAGGAGCTGAAAAGTAAG GGTTTACTTTGCAAGGGCAACCAAGACAACAAGTTGGACATGGAAATTTTGGAACAGCTTAAATACACTGGCTGTGTTATTAAAGAGACCCTTCGACTGAATCCCCCAGTTCCAGGAGGATTTCGGGTCGCTCTTAAGACTTTTGAATTAAAT GGATACCAGATTCCCAAGGGCTGGAATGTTATCTACAGTATCTGTGATACTCACGATGTCGCCGATATCTTCACCAACAAGGAGGAATTCAATCCTGACCGCTTTCTGCTGCCTCACCCGGAGGATGCATCCAGGTTCAGCTTCATTCCATTTGGAGGAGGCCTTAGGAGCTGCGTAGGGAAAGAGTTCGCAAAAattcttctcaaaatatttacAGTGGAGCTGGCCAGGCGTTGTGACTGGCAGCTTCTAAATGGACCTCCTACAATGAAAACGAGTCCCACCGTATGTCCTGTGGATGATCTCCCGGCAAGGTTCACCCGCTTCCAGGGGGAAATCTGA